A section of the Humulus lupulus chromosome 2, drHumLupu1.1, whole genome shotgun sequence genome encodes:
- the LOC133813877 gene encoding F-box protein At3g08750-like, translated as MAEAVKFHNSIQPYLPEEIIEKILLRLPHESVITSKLVCKSWYTFIKSDYFVWNHLHHHHSPSHNTTTAKALILAQSPKIVSKLLKSLVIPVSWDDDNNDDQSDHIRVHNLEKLNVIPYPRLLLKGLHCNGVVCFSSRTIDQKIKIVFYNPTLRQCKILDIPLVPGFWFLTEGFGHDQRRNLYKYLRILQSKDLHSRTCRVLICTLSSSSSSWKEIDLDTKLYRDESMPHIYVPALHPDGVYLKSFYYWLTWADKINGKILSFDMWSEKFDLISLPFETQDEKYSISRLSVWKAEFLVLFMMKMDTLSTLEMWVLVSGVGWRKHLTIDTCYHAHPLGFWSHEELLIKSPNQHIVSYNIRTKKTRKLDIPKKLEVSSLRKFPKNPRNSKYWVRKVKASADQNNSEKEGRIKTVIIEVHHQDWGYIR; from the exons atggctg AAGCTGTGAAATTTCACAATAGCATCCAACCATATCTCCCAGAAGAAATCATAGAGAAAATCCTATTGAGATTGCCCCACGAGTCTGTCATAACATCCAAACTTGTCTGCAAATCATGGTACACATTCATCAAAAGTGACTATTTTGTATGGAAccaccttcatcatcatcattctCCTTCACACAACACCACTACTGCTAAAGCATTAATCTTGGCACAGTCTCCGAAGATTGTGTCAAAGTTGTTGAAATCACTTGTTATCCCTGTCTCTTGGGACGATGATAATAACGATGATCAAAGTGACCACATTCGAGTTCATAATTTAGAAAAACTCAATGTGATTCCATATCCAAGGCTACTGTTAAAAGGGCTCCATTGTAATGGGGTCGTTTGTTTCTCATCACGCACAATCGATCAAAAGATCAAGATCGTCTTCTATAATCCAACATTGAGACAATGCAAGATTTTGGACATACCACTTGTGCCCGGGTTTTGGTTTTTGACAGAAGGATTTGGCCACGACCAAAGAAGAAACCTCTACAAGTATCTCAGAATCTTACAATCTAAAGATCTTCACAGTCGAACGTGTAGAGTTCTGATCTGTACTctgagcagtagtagcagcagttggAAAGAGATTGACTTGGATACTAAGCTATATAGAGATGAGTCGATGCCACACATATATGTGCCAGCACTCCATCCTGATGGTGTGTACCTTAAGTCTTTTTACTATTGGCTCACTTGGGCAGACAAAATCAATGGAAAAATTCTCTCATTTGATATGTGGAGTGAGAAATTTGATTTGATATCACTGCCGTTTGAGACCCAAGATGAAAAGTATTCGATAAGCAGACTCTCAGTGTGGAAAGCAGAATTTCTTGTACTATTTATGATGAAAATGGATACCCTTTCTACTCTTGAAATGTGGGTTTTGGTTAGTGGCGTTGGATGGAGGAAGCATCTTACGATCGACACGTGTTACCATGCACATCCTTTAGGGTTTTGGAGTCATGAAGAACTCTTGATAAAATCTCCAAATCAACACATTGTGTCTTATAACATTCGAACCAAGAAGACTAGGAAACTTGATATTCCTAAGAAATT AGAAGTGAGCAGCCTTCGAAAATTCCCTAAGAACCCTAGAAACTCAAAATATTGGGTCAGAAAAGTAAAAGCAAGTGCAGATCAAAACAATTCAGAGAAAGAGGGAAGGATCAAGACAGTGATTATCGAGGTTCACCACCAAGATTGGGGCTACATCCGTTGA